In the genome of Geotrypetes seraphini chromosome 16, aGeoSer1.1, whole genome shotgun sequence, one region contains:
- the LOC117349960 gene encoding gastrula zinc finger protein XlCGF17.1-like, which produces MEEAAESAPLSQHAEVAAVVFPCKRCGVEFPRLWDLRYHMRSHPEGRAYACKLCGKAFFRSSALLRHEMTHSGEKPFKCPECGKSFAQSVQLENHSRSHTGERPFACPQCAKAFMSSSHLAQHRRIHWAERKHTCPLCGKSFLRPWDVVQHQRFHTGERNFCCEECGKNFFRSSDLLRHQRIHTGERPFRCEQCGKNFSRSSVLAKHARTHTGERPYRCEACGKAYITSSQLTEHRRVHTGEKPYLCSECGKAFTYSFLLRRHLKIHSGERPYACPDCGKAFKTSGHLHKHRLVHSKKGQVKAKSKAKAGPRLPSTPRGRRYRKPPMAEEGEVRGLLEGTGHGEEEEEDEEEDGC; this is translated from the coding sequence ATGGAGGAGGCGGCCGAGTCCGCGCCACTTTCACAGCACGCAGAGGTGGCCGCAGTGGTATTCCCCTGCAAGCGCTGTGGTGTCGAGTTCCCTCGGCTCTGGGACCTGCGCTATCACATGCGCTCACACCCAGAGGGCCGGGCCTACGCCTGCAAGCTGTGTGGTAAGGCCTTCTTCCGCTCCTCAGCGTTACTTCGCCACGAGATGACGCACAGCGGTGAGAAACCCTTCAAGTGCCCCGAGTGCGGCAAGAGCTTCGCTCAGTCAGTACAGCTGGAAAACCATTCTCGTTCACACACAGGGGAGCGGCCCTTTGCCTGCCCACAGTGTGCAAAGGCCTTCATGTCTTCATCCCACCTGGCCCAGCACCGGCGTATCCACTGGGCTGAGCGGAAACACACCTGCCCACTCTGTGGCAAGAGCTTCCTGCGGCCCTGGGATGTGGTACAGCACCAACGTTTCCACACTGGTGAGCGCAACTTCTGCTGTGAAGAATGCGGCAAGAACTTCTTCCGTTCCTCCGATCTTCTTCGCCACCAGCGCATCCACACTGGTGAGCGTCCCTTCCGCTGCGAACAATGTGGCAAGAACTTCTCCCGCTCATCTGTCCTGGCCAAGCATGCCCGCACCCACACCGGTGAGCGGCCCTACAGGTGTGAGGCTTGCGGCAAGGCCTATATTACTTCCTCGCAGTTGACTGAGCACCGGCGCGTCCACACTGGTGAGAAGCCCTACCTGTGTTCTGAATGTGGCAAGGCCTTCACCTACTCCTTCCTGCTTCGTCGCCACCTGAAGATACACAGTGGCGAGAGACCCTATGCCTGCCCTGACTGTGGCAAGGCCTTCAAAACCTCTGGCCACCTCCACAAGCACCGACTTGTCCATTCCAAAAAGGGGCAGGTCAAAGCCAAGTCAAAGGCCAAAGCTGGGCCTCGTCTTCCTTCCACCCCCCGTGGCAGGCGGTATCGCAAGCCCCCAATGGCAGAGGAGGGAGAGGTGAGGGGGTTGCTGGAGGGAACCGggcatggggaagaggaggaagaagatgAGGAGGAGGATGGCTGTTAA
- the CMTM5 gene encoding CKLF-like MARVEL transmembrane domain-containing protein 5: MYKSTGPGGYLSISGSCQELRGPQVAQKAGQHEKCLLTPLGLLGCVLDDSVWSDRKLSAAQYGSSLPEVPVPLDLLALCTIVFICLLVSLTSHVSAALLEFFITLAFLFIYSTHCYQRFPGVNWLCMDFLRCVSAVIIFLAVSITAVGDRSGGGGGAISAALFGFLLTAVFSYDIYEIYHYGIQLAEMQNLASPNEPPASRSDGCALN; encoded by the exons ATGTACAAAAGCACAGGGCCAGGGGGATACTTGAGTATCTCTGGGAGCTGTCAAGAGCTGAGAGGACCACAGGTGGCACAGAAAGCAGGCCAGCATGAAAAGT GTCTCCTCACTCCTCTTGGTCTCCTGGGCTGCGTACTTGATGACTCGGTCTGGAGTGACCGCAAGCTGTCAGCAGCACAATACGGGTCTTCTTTACCAGAGGTCCCTGTCCCCCTGGACTTATTA gCACTTTGCACGATTGTGTTTATCTGTTTGTTGGTCTCACTGACCTCACACGTGTCAGCCGCACTGCTGGAGTTCTTCATCACCCTGGCGTTCCTCTTCATCTACAGCACGCACTGCTACCAGCGCTTCCCGGGAGTGAACTGGCTTTGTATG GACTTCCTCCGCTGTGTCAGTGCTGTGATTATTTTCCTAGCTGTGTCGATTACTGCAGTCGGAGACAgaagtggaggagggggaggagctaTTTCTGCTGCT cTCTTTGGCTTTTTGCTCACCGCAGTCTTCTCTTACGATATTTATGAGATCTACCATTATGGGATCCAGCTCGCAGAGATGCAGAACCTCGCCAGCCCGAATGAACCGCCCGCCTCTCGAAGTGATGGCTGTGCTCTTAATTAA